In Candidatus Methanomethylophilaceae archaeon, the sequence TCAGAATCGAGGCGCAGAGCCTCATGAATTCGTCGAACCGTGCATCGACCACGGCGAACTCCATCGCCTGGGAGTTCTCTGCGGTAGGTGAATACCTCGTAGAGGAGATCATCCTCTCGATTTCGTCTGCGGAGCATTTCCTGTCGAACCAGCGGTGGCTGTGCCTCTGACGGTAAAGCATCATCAAAGAGCCGGCATCGACCGGTGCGGACGCCTCTGCAGGGGATTCCGAGGCGAATCTCCTCAGTCTGATGGCGTCCTTCGGGCATACCGCCAAGCAGTGGCCGCATCTGAAACAGCTGTATTGGGATTCGACCTCGTGGATCCTCCTGTCGGCTCCAAGAGCAAGATGCCCTCTGATGCACACCTTGGCGCAAAGCCCGCATCCGATGCAGCGGTCGGAGACTATCAGCTCCTTTTCCATGGCCGGTAATCGC encodes:
- a CDS encoding nitroreductase family protein, with protein sequence MEKELIVSDRCIGCGLCAKVCIRGHLALGADRRIHEVESQYSCFRCGHCLAVCPKDAIRLRRFASESPAEASAPVDAGSLMMLYRQRHSHRWFDRKCSADEIERMISSTRYSPTAENSQAMEFAVVDARFDEFMRLCASILRTHTDEHPRLRQFVDYVESGMEGRNNPFTWEGRQVIIAFSRLPIDSAIAMEQMELMAFSMGLGGFHSRWILQASENDPDAFMSFFPEIREDLTASAAFVVGHPRMEYKRTSPREGRTIIWK